CCTCTGCAGCTCATGTGCATACCTCTGTCCTGAAAGATCTGTATGCTGTGATAAAGACCTGTTCTTGAAGATGTGTTATGTGAGCTTTTAGtctttcttctttatttaaGAACACTTGCAAGGCTTTTGGCACAGAGTGAAGCTGTGAAGAACTgcaaataaaatttaaatactgtaaacatgACTTCATACTGCTGTCACAGATGTTCTTTAGTTAGAAATTTATCAGTTATCAGCACAAAAAGATGATGGGAATTGTTGCAGGACTGCTGGAAATTAACATATGATAAAATTTGTAAGAGCTGTTCATGACAGTAAATCTTTGCAGCCTATAGAACGTCCAGACCCCATGACCAACCAGGTTGAGTCCCACGACCAGGTTTTAAAGGCCCACCTCAGCAAGGAGATACTCAAGGACAAAGAGGGGCCGACTATAGAGGAGTTGAGCAAGATGTTTTTCACCACCAAACACCGGTGGTATCCAAGAGGACAGTAAGTACACAAGTAACACACAGCGTTGGCAGAAGCCTTTGACACCACTGTTGGTACAAACGCTCGCTTTATCATGCAGAGACTCGTCAGGACATTTTTCTCTATGATTTCATGTGTATGTATCTACAGCCTTATTCTCTCATTACAAATGAATTGCTGTTGCATCTTTTGAGTTGAGGTGACCAGTTGATTCAGCTGCAGTAGAAGATGAGATGTGTTGTTCAAAAGGTGCCAGaaagactgaagaaaaacatggagCGTATGTGGCCATCGTAGTTATAGCTGACACCTGATCTCTTCACTGACAAGGTGGAGGTTTGAAATGAGAGGTCTGTGAGCTCCCTTGTTCAAATCAAACTTTGCAAGGAGAAGAAGTgggttatttttttctcctaagTATTGAATTTTCCCTCTTGATAATCCACAGGATCTTTGAGCAGGTTATTCTCATGGCAAAATAACCTGCTGAAAGAAGAATAACAAACAGCCTCTCATTTAGCACCACTGGCTCCACTGACCAATCCcacatgcttttttaaaatcagattaGAATAAGCTGTTTCACATGTAAACGTCATGCCTAGTATGGATGTAGTGGTGTTTTATTGGGACTATATCTGTCTCTTTGATAAGGACACTTGGTCCCTTcttgtcatctttttttattttattcttccACAGCACCATGCAGGTGTGTCCCTGCAGTACGTACATAATTTTGAAGCAGACTGTTAGAGCTGAGAGAAAAAATGTCAGCCCATCAAAAATCCCTCTGTAGATATTGATCAAAATGAATTTCCTTCTGTTTCACTGTTCACAGGTATCACATGAGACGCATAAAGAAGAATCCCCCAAAGGACAGATAGTCGAAGGCCAAAGTTCCAAAACTGCAAATTATGATTGTTTGTGTCGTCACAATGATAATAAACTGTTAAATATTAAGTCAGTTGTCATGAGTTTTCTATTCAGTGCGGCCACAATGAAatcacacctgtgctttgtTTCTTCTACATctttagggttttttttgttttacagcatcACAGATTATACTAGAGGTTTCTGAGCTTCAAATCCAATTTAATTCTGCTTTATGACACATTTAGCATTTGTGGTTTATAGACGATTCAGCTGAAGATGTTTGCTGCCAGAGCTTTTGTTCTTTCATTCTGAATGTTCATGCAAAAGAGAGCAATGGACCAGTAATGaatgtcagctgtcagtgcAACTTAAATGCATAATTATTAATTGAccatgaatgaaatgaatgcatcTAGCTATTGAATAACTTGTCACCCAGACTGTGGTCCCAccacagatttttaaaaaaagtctgcTTTACAAAATCATTTACTGCAAATAAACTGTAGCTCTTCACTCTAATTTAAGATACCATGAAAAAGACTCACTACAGAggcacaaacagaaagcaagacTTTTAATATaactgtttattattattatcttttgaCATTTATCAAACTTAGTTTTCAGCTTCTGATCATCCTAAAAGAAGTGTTTAGCAGGTACAATTAGAtttatagaaaacaaaaaacatatataataaaatctattttaaagcatttaattgTGTATACACTCTTTATGGATTTTTAGAGAGTCTAACAAACACGTAAAGGCTTGAAGAGAGCGAATACACATACTTCCTATACTTTCttttagaaaaacatttgacattgtccataaaaacaataaaaaaaaaaactatatcaaAACATTGGCTTTCATAGTATGTCATCACATACTCAACGGGAAGTTTTGAATTGTGTTTATAATGTTGGAAATTTCCCTGTCAATCTGACCAAAAATTTTGGAGTGAAATCAcaacaaacaatgaaatttTTACACAGACAATCTTGTGGACCAGCATATTTTCTTACGTCATCTGAAGCCACCGGAAGAGTGAGTTAACTATCCCCGCCCCGGCAGCTCAGTCAGTCCAACCTGAAGAGAAGGCGAGTCCACGGCTAAAAATATAATAGCTAACACAAGATGGCCGGTTTGCCTCGTAGGATTATTAAGGTACGCTTTACACCCGACAATGGATATAAATAGTTATTAGCCTGTGTGAGAGTACTGGAAAGATTATTTGGTAAGAATATGGACGTAAAACTACTGCCATCCAACGTGTAGCCTGACGTTAGCGCCGCTAGCACAATTAGCTCTTATCTAGCTAGTTATCAAGCTAGCCCGTTGGTCCGTGTCTGCAAGTGTTTTGTTTGCCACTTCCGTTTACTCCCGTCTGCTCAGATCTGTGGTTGAATTTCTGTACGAATAGATGTGTTGTCACACTTATAATACAGTACTCTCATTACTGGCTGGCTAATTTACAATATTAATGACCAAATTATGACACTTTGCTCTAGTCGCTATATGAATGGATTCGCTAAGTAGGCTAGGCTAGCAGCTGTAGCTTTTGGTGACTACACATGTCTGGCGCTGATGTGAAACGCTGCCCTTGTGGTCTCAAAACATTTACACGCCCGTAGTAAAGCAAACACGCTAGTGTTGCGTTTTATGTACAAAACGAAAcgaaaaaatggcagaaatttAAGGCCTGTTGCTTTGCGGTCTCCTCCCTCAACCTCACCGCAACTTCACTGGGCCAGGCCCGGCGGTGGGCGCGATCAGCCTTTTCCGCCTCATCCAGCAGCTATCTCTCAGGTTTAGCAGGTTTTCACAGTCCGTAACATAACATTGACTGAGTGAAAACACGATCTCAGATTCCATTGAAGCGACCTGTAGTTTTGAAGGAAAGAGTGAATAGTTTTTGCAACACGATTGAACCAGTTTCCGTCCTGTTgactgcagatgtttcagtgCACCTGCCtgatcaaaatgcaaaaatgtgaaatatgtgtcACTTCCTCCTTTTGATTTCCATTGTCGATTGTCTTTTAAGTGAAGCAGCAATACCTAACTGATTTGTactaaaactaaactaataCTGCAAGTCCACGTTtgacagatttaaaaataaaaacactaaataaaCAGTGACACTCTGTTATCTGAATTGATAAAATAATTTAGGTCTGAAACAGCCAGTCGAATAATCGATTGAAACAAAATTGCAGCTTCTAAAATAAACCATTAAtcgttttttttaaattaatataaatatgttAGAAATTCGGTTACAGcctttaaaatgttaatatttggTGGATGAGCTTACCTTATGTGATAGTAAACAGGGTATATttggatttttacatttttcattatctTATATACAGTTGATTAATTGAAGTAAATAGTGGCCAcattaatctataataatataGTATCAGTTGTATCCTCAAATGAATTATTTTACTTGATAAATCAGCATTTTATCGTCTTTaacagtcctgtgtgtgtttttatcaaagTCATTGCACAGCATGTGTGAAGTGCTCCAGCCCTCACCagccttttcatttctgtgtttaataATAGATTGTGgaatgttgttttgtgtgtatgtgggtgagTTCGGCAGTGCATGTGTGACTAAGCAGGGTGAAATTGTATGTACTCATCCATTATACACTTGAAAGTCTGTTGTCTGCTGACACCTCCACAGGTCTTCTTGCAGCACtttgtatgtgttgtttttgcccAGAAAAGTCAACAGCAGCGTTATGTATTTCTCATTCTGACCACACTCAGGAGACACAGCGGTTGATGGCAGAGCCTGTTCCAGGGATCACGGCTACACCTGATGAAGGGAATGCACGTTACTTCCATGTGGTCATTGCAGGGCCTCAAGACTCTCCTTTTGAAGGAGGCACATTTAAACTTGAACTATTTCTTCCAGAAGAGTATCCCATGGCAGCTCCCAAAGTGCGATTCATGACCAAAATCTACCACCCCAATGTCGACAAACTGGGAAGAATATGTTTAGACATTTTGAAAGGtaagaaaatgtgaaagtatCAATTCAGTTGAAAGACTTTCTTGACTTTTTTTCCTGCGGCG
This region of Chelmon rostratus isolate fCheRos1 chromosome 22, fCheRos1.pri, whole genome shotgun sequence genomic DNA includes:
- the ube2nb gene encoding ubiquitin-conjugating enzyme E2Nb isoform X1, which codes for MAGLPRRIIKETQRLMAEPVPGITATPDEGNARYFHVVIAGPQDSPFEGGTFKLELFLPEEYPMAAPKVRFMTKIYHPNVDKLGRICLDILKDKWSPALQIRTVLLSIQALLSAPNPDDPLANDVAEQWKKNESNAIETARAWTRLYAGSSMSNRPSAR
- the ube2nb gene encoding ubiquitin-conjugating enzyme E2Nb isoform X2, with the translated sequence MAGLPRRIIKETQRLMAEPVPGITATPDEGNARYFHVVIAGPQDSPFEGGTFKLELFLPEEYPMAAPKVRFMTKIYHPNVDKLGRICLDILKDKWSPALQIRTVLLSIQALLSAPNPDDPLANDVAEQWKKNESNAIETARAWTRLYAGNTEV